In the genome of Lactuca sativa cultivar Salinas chromosome 3, Lsat_Salinas_v11, whole genome shotgun sequence, the window AAAAATCCCATAAAGCTTGCGCCTTTATGCTTAAGGAGTCCATAACAAGATCAAATCTAAAAGAACAAACCCTTAGAACGTCTAAACTCTTCTATcaacccaaaaagggaccaaaagcataacaaaacaaaccatgaagagatctaaacaTTTACAAGCCAAGATTAAAACTTCATACCTCAAAAATCTTGCACAAAAGATGATGATTTTGGATCCAAAACCTTCTCACCAAGCAAGGCAACTTCAAGCTTCTCTACTTCCTTCACAAAGGAAAAAATGGGCACCAAAGTCTTcttaatagctcaagaacaccatAAATAGGCTTAATGGtcaatttagggtttttatgGCAATTGAGGCTGGTAAAGAGACCAGCCTTGAGGACTTAAGGCTTTTATATAAGGAAcaacaccctaaattagggtttcaacatATCTCACGCACACCCGCATACATATATGTACGCTCAACGTATGTGTCTGGAATCCTGTCCCAACCTCGCATCAATACGCTAAGCATACTAAGTGGTACGCCTCGCTTACACGCTTTACAACTTATATGCTACGCGTATTGCCCAAGGACTAATATAACAACAAGGAAATAAAGAGAACATACCTGGATTTAAGTgttacacacatacacactccccccccccctctctatctctctcaaAGAACATGGAAACTGGAAAGCCTTGAATCAACCATCATACCCGACATTTTGTGATTGACTTCTTACACACCATCTCCGGCCGACACCATATCTACCACTGCCTCCAAGCACCTTTATACCCACTACTACCAGTAACCAATCTTACACATAAATCTCGAATTAAGGTCCATCGTCTACATCTAAAACACCAAATATGACCCTGAACTGATAGATCTGCAACATCAAATTCAAGAAGAAGGAAGGATTACGATCGATTAGAGAAGGAGGACTGAACTTGGTGTTATtcagaaaatataaaaatagaTGAGAGCTCGATCGATTTTGTAGAAAAGAGAGTGAATGGATTCCATTCCAGTTGAAACTCTTACCATCCTTACCTTGATCAAAATCCTTCTACTCCGCCACTGCCTTTCCCGATCAAACCCACATCCGAAAATCTAGGATTCCATTTTTtttatgatgaagatgatgatgatggggAAATCAAGTTTGCATGTGGCATATAGATGTGGTGTTTGTTGGGTGATGAAGATCAATTAGTATATGGGTTGAATAATACACGAACCAACACCTTGCTTTTttccttttgatttttttttcgctTTGAGATGTTTGTTTGATAGATGAAGACCTTAGATAAGAAAGGGAAGAATTCTAGCGAGCGACGAATTAGTAGCGAACTCAAATCCCATGGTGGGGGTTGTGGTGTGTTGGGGTCTATCAAAAGGAAAAATAATATTTGGGGCTCAATTCAGTTTTTGATTGTTAGAGCTAAAGATGTGGTTCACAAAGAAAATGATGAACAGTAGAGCCCTTATCTTCTTCCTTTGATTCATCAGGTATTGGTAAGGAGAGGATCTGATCTAATTTGCAAAACATATGATTCTTTAGTAATGATATCTCAATCGATTCCTTGATAATGATATCTTATTGAGCCATCTAAGCATCATTAGATCACATGATTTGTTTTAACATTCACAATTTGCTTTACAATTTGTAAATTGATTCTACCTCATCTGATGTTGTTTCATTCTTGTTTCCTGTTAGACTAATCTAATACATTGGAATtatatttttcttcatttttatctGTACTTGGATTGATTAATCTGTGTTCTTATGACTGAATTCAAATTTATATTCTTATTTGACGATTGATCATTACCCTTGAAATCGATTTGGACAATGATTGTGATAATCGATGATGATTCCTAAAATGGATTAAGATTTATGAAATTTTCTTTTGATAATCGATGCAGGTGAAGATAAATTTGAATGATGTTGGTATTTGATTTGTAAAGATGATGCTGGAACGAAGTTTTATTGTTTCAACAGggggagagggggggggggggagagagagagagagagagagagagagagaaggtgggACCTtacttattttattaattattaaaataaaaaaaattagtattagatttaaacgaaatgaaagaaaaatggaaaataaataccccaagggtattaccaCCATTTCACTATTCAGAGGGACCAAAAGCAcaacgaaactagctcaaaaggaccatgaagcCAAAAAAATTGAGGTTTGGATTAAACCTCAGAAAAAATACATAtgactatttttgcaattttgttttatattgtatgtttttatgatttttttatttgGTGGTCTGGACAACCACCAACCAATAAGAAAAGCCAGacttaattaaaaaagaaaactatatacaaggaccatttatgttaCTTACTTAACCACAAATTCCATAAAGTCACTAAGATTTCACAAAAAATTGATTTTGACACTGCAATTTTTTGTGTCTTAAATTGGATACTCATTTTACCAATTTGTTATAATCCTGATAACTTAACCAATCAACCAAGTAGTAAGTTGATGTGTCAATTTTGACGACGTGATATGCTTACATAGCATATGACATGACAATATTTAGTGACATCATATTCTAGgtgtcaaaataaaataaaaataaataaataaataaataaataaaaaaaaaactgaaatgtAGCGACATTTATAATAGTTATCCGAAAATACAATGACTCTTGTGAAGTTTCTATGTATGATCATGTTGATAAATTAAGTATGCTTTAAATTAACCATGTTTTGTTtaacaacttaaaaaaaaaccaataaataatttttgaaaaaaaaatatttatcttTAATATAATTGGATGTTGTGTTAAAGTAAATATGTGATTGCTAAGATAAACATTTTCAAATTTCAACAAATATAGGGACGGTAAATATGTATAAATAGTATTCAATGATTAAACTAAAAGTTCAAAATAGTTCATTAATCATTAATAACATTATCCAATTTGTAAAtgataatatttttaaaatttgataTGCATTGTGATATATAGTTGAAGACAACCTGTATTTCTACCAACATTAAAGCTACAAGCATCGATGAAAAAAGAATGATTAAGAATCAAGGAAATACGTCCGAGATCCTGcattatatttatatagtttaaaaaatcatcattttttttcATTCTCCTTTTAGTCTGTCATTTAAAGATCTTGAAGAACCTGGTAGAAACTTTGCTGGTGAATGTACATTTTTAGGTTTCAAGTTCACATCTGATGTGATCTCTACTATATAACTATCTACAAGCTTTGAAAATTTccttaattattttaaaaacctAAAAATTTCTTCAAAAGTTATACAAAAAATATCATTCTTTCAACAAAATTTGTATTATATAACGTATCGGAATACACGCTCGTTATGATTTGAAATTAGCGTTCCTCTTGAGATTGTAAAAtggaaattgatttattaaacataaatatttttgattttgtagatgttaaacaaaatacaaataatttaaAGCATAATTATTTTATCAACATAATCATTCATAAAAACTTTACAAAACTCAATATATATTGGataaagacaaaattacataaatggtcctcatGGTTGACAAAATCGACCAGTTATGGTCCTTATAACGAATTCTTTACAcatatggtccctgtggtttcaaaatcttGCAAAGACGATCCTTTTGATTAACGGCGTTAACTTTTTCAGTTAAGTCCTATGTGAAATTACATATTTGCCCTTCATGTATAAGGACGCTTTATGTAATATGTttctaccacagggaccatttatgtaattttctctattaattattttttttttatttattttaatcatatatttatggatttagatttgtttaaatttattgttttatatatatatatatatataatatatatatatatatatatatatatatatatatatatatatatatatatatatatatatatatatatatatatatgctaacaTTTTTTAACGTTTTGCTCAAATTATTTTTTCTAATCTTTTTGACATTTTCTTCAAgtaaatttattaatgttttttattttgacgttttattcgaatattatttatttatttatttgacattATGTTCAAATACATTTTTCAACTATATAaggttgtataattattatttttgtaaactaatttattaacatttttttataaaaaaaaagtgtataatgTTTGTTAAACGTGAATATGATTAATATAGATTAGGTAGACATAAGCTAAGCTGAGATCGACTCACAACGTTGCCGAGAACGACCAGGTCATTTCACATTGGATTTAAATGTAATCATTtcgagttatttatttatttatttatttattttagcagTGTTGTAAAAAATCACAACATAAAGGCCTCTAATCGGTCAGGTAGCGCTTAGGGATTAATCTGAGATTAATCGGACCTAGTTGTGATTTTTTACAACACTGCTAAAAAAAACTCGAAATTATATTCACGTTTAACAAACATTAATCATATTCACGTTTAACaaacattttacacttttaaaaaatCTGAGATTAATCTACCTAATCTATATTCACGTTTAACAAacattttacattttttataaaaaaatgttaataaattagtttacaaaaataataattatacaaccttatatagttaaatatttgaattaaaaaataataattatataacttgataaaaaaaaaatgaaagcatAATTGAAAGTGAATTAAGTTACGAATTATAATTACAATAGCCGTGGAATtctttaacaaatataaacatactaTATGTTGAAAAATGTATTCGAACgtaatgtcaaaaaaaaaaataaataatattcgaataaaacgtcaaaattaaaaacattaataaatttacTTGAAGAAAATGTCAAAAAGATTAGAAAAAATAATTTGAGCAAAACGTTAAAAAAtgttagcatatatatatatatatatatatatatatatatattaaacaataaatttaaacaaatctaaatccttaaatatataattaaaataaataaaaaataaaaaataatagagaaaattacataaatggtccttatggtagaAACATATTACATAAAGCGTCCTTATGCATGAAGGGCATATATGTAAATTCACATAGGACTTAACTGAAAAAGTTAACGCTGTTAGTTAAAAGGACCGTCTTTGCAAGATTttgaaaccataaggaccatctaTGTAAAGAATTCGTGATAAGAACCATAATTGATCGATTTTGTCAATCatgaggaccatttatgtaattttgtcttggATGAATATCATAAAAGTCATTAGATTTTATAAACTTCATagaattttttatattttggaCAACTATCACAAAGTCACTatattttatactttattttcaaTTTCACACATCATACCATATTTAACATACCACGTCATAAGCACATTAACATGTTAGATCATTTGACAATCTGGTTGACCGGTCAATTAAGCAAAATTGTAAACAATGTAtgaaatttaaaacaaaaaaaatatacaatATCAAAATGGATTTTTTTCATGAAATGGTTTTTGTggaataatttataatttataattttataaagagTCACCGGATCACGAGAACACCAACAAACGTCAATGAATTTTTTTTAAGGTGAACGGGAAGGCGCCATTTTCATTGATCGGCATTCGACAGGACGACAGCAAAGATACCCCGTTGACTACCGCCGGCAGAGGCGGAGAGAGAGATGAAGGAATACGTGGGCATGGTGGCAGCACAGATCGCCCAAGTGCTGCTGATTATAGTGAGCAAGTACGCCATTGCTGATGGCATGTCCAACTACTCCTTCATTTTCTACTCCAACGCCCTCGCTTCACTCATCCTTCTTCCCCTTTCTCTCATCTTCCACAGGTAAATTAGGTCAATCTCCTCAAATTTTCACTTCATAGGACTACGTTGATTCGCATTTTAATAAGTTTCTATGGTTTGTTACAGATCGGGCAATCGTCCTCCACTTACCATCATCGTCATCTGTGGATTTTTCATTATTGGCGTACTAGGGTATGTAATCTGTAACCATACATTTTAACGTGAAATTTGTGGTGTTCTTTGTCTATTCCTTCCGTTTGTATTGATTATTTGACCTGATGTTGCTCGAATTCCAGTCTGATCGGCAAACACTGACAGGTTAATTTTTGAAGTTTCTTCGCACAGGTATTTGGGTATTCTGGTATCACATTATCCTCTGCTACTCTTGCAACGACATTGCTCAACCTCACCCCAGGTTTTACATTCCTACTCGCCATCTTATTTCGGTAAAAAGTCTCTTAATGCTATCTAGTTTAGTTTCCCCATGATTTACTGATCTTTACTTAATGAAACAAAACATCGAGTCTCATTCAATTCAGACTGATGGTTTTAGGATGGAAGCATTCGATTTAAGCTTAACCACACAGGCAAAGTTCATCGGCACTGTAGTGTCAATCGCAGGAGCTATCATCATAACTCTTTACAAAGGCCCTTCGATTCTATCATCTTCTTTAAAATCAGAAATCTCTCAGCATCTTCTTGTGAAACCATCAGACTGGGTACTTGGTGGCATCTTTATAGCAATAACCTCCATACTTTCTTCAATGTGTTTCATTGGACAGGTATAGCTGATAAACATTTTGGATTATAACTTATTCTTTTTctaacttttttcttttttgtcaATGAATTCAGGCAACTGTTCTTAAAAAATACCCTGCAGAGGTGATTGTAATGTTCTCTTATTGCATTGTCTACACCATCTTATCAGCTCTAGCTTCTTTCATTGTGGGAGATGATCTGAATTCTTATAGTTTAAGGCCTAAGAAGAGGCTGCTTTTTGTCCTCTACtcggtatttttttttttttgctagatTATTGATATTGTCAAACACTTTTTGAACTGAAAGGAAACAAACAGGGGATTTTTGGGTCAGCTTTTCAATTCACAGTTCAAGCATGGTGTCTAAAAAGATGAGGTCCAGTTTTTATTACTATGTTTCATCCAATAGGAATTGTGATCTCAACTTTCATTGGTTTCACTTTTTTGGGTGATGGGATTTATCTTGGAAGGTGAAAATCTTTTCAATTTCATCCCCTTAGTTTATTGTTTATCCTATTTCACATCACTACATTTTGTGTATCTGAATTGTCATTGACTCATTCTCATTGTACTTTGTGCAGTTTGTTGGGATCAGTAGTTGTTGTTATTGGGTTTTATTCTGTTATGTGGGGAAAAGCTAAAGAAAAGATTGTGGTGTTTCACAATGAAGAGGCACCTCTTTTGCAAAATGTTGAGGAGAATATTACGTCTCCCTCACCATGATACTCAATCTCTTAGCATGAATTCtatcaaatttgatttttttttaaaggaaaacaatttattttttttgttttcgttTTAAGTGATGTATGTACAAAGTGGGTGAATGGGTGTCATCACgtggagttttttttttctttttgggcATTGGTGTAGACAAGAATGTGAGAGAGAGGTTTCTTAAGTCCGTGGTTCAAGCAATTAAGAGGAGCGAGAAAAAAGATGGAGGAGAAAACAGGGAAGCATTGAATTCTGATTGGCAGTGATTAGTGAAACAGTCGCAATTTGTACTCTATAAACATTAGCAAATTTTATCAAAAGAACCTTTTGGcaagatgattttttttttttttctattttttacttTTGTGAGTGTGTAAATGAGGTGTGAAATTCCTATGTTTCCGTAACTTACTATTGATATGGATTTGACCTTTCTTTATTAGGCTAAGAATTAAGTTATGGAATATAAGTCTTATGTTCTTTGTGCTTTTTTTTTTGAACACAAAGTGCTCGACGTAAATCCTCAATGAAAAATATAGTCAACTAACTGTTCCTACTTGGTAAAGTGTATCATCATCCTCTTCTTGTGATGGTCTACCCCAGAAaccattataaattaaaatttatcTGTACATACATATAAAAGGTGTTTGAATGTGCCGTTTGGAAGTAATTGTGAAATTGGATAATTATAATCCCATAACACATAGTATCTGTTATAGAGTGATTATTTGATATTTGATAACTATTATACAATGTTGATAGTGCCTAGATAGTTGTAATGATCACTTTTGATGGTGTAGATTGAGTGCAAATTCTGATTATCCATGGAATTAATAGAcacatgttattttattttaCCATTTGATAGTAAGGTTTGTTGCAGCTGCAATGAAATTGATCATTTAAGACGGAAATTTTGACCATTTGATGATTAGGTTAATTGCAGGCAGTATCAAAGTTATCGTGTAATTGTTGAAAACTGAATTAATATTTGACCTCTAATTGTTAAATCCTTTTTTTACTGAACACATTAACTCGTAATTTCTAGGGAAATTAAGTTTTTTCTAGAACGCCGACGATATattaaagaaaaaacaaaattagCAAGACGCTAGAACAAGGAATTATAAGAAACAGTTTAGCAAAGGAGAACAACACCATTACTGCTAATCAATGTTCTCAAAATTAGACCTATTCTTAATCCAATTAAAAGTGAAGCTTTGAATGTCATCTGTCTTCTTTAAGGGGCTCAATCAAACTTTCTTGAAAATGAGCAAATCTCTAGTCTTCCATACAAGCCACAGAGTCTTGTAGACCAACGAAAGCCTAAGGAGGGAACACCTTTTGTTACGAAGAGGAGAATTGAGCAGCAAGAGGAGATCACTTACATTGACCGGACTATGGGGAAAGATAAACGACCACGAAACCAACCAATTCCAAATAACTTTAGCAAAGTTACATCCAAAGAAAACGTGATCGACATGGTCAGGGATAGTCTCTGTTGCAGAAACTACATAAATTCAAACCAAATTGCACTTCCCTCCTAATAAGATTCAATGAAAGATTGCTCCAAGCAACCACCAAACAAAACAGTTAACTTTTAACGGGATCCACCGGACCCAAGCAAACTTGAATCAACAACACATGAATCAGTGTGAGCCACCAAACTCCTCAAAGACTTGACCGAGAAATTGCCTTGTTTATCCCCAAGCCATTGCCATCTATCTTCacctttggaaaaatgaaaagcATCAATGGAGATAAGCAAAACTTCAAATTGGTTCGTTTCTCTACCTCTTCTTAAATCACAACTCCATTGCCCAATAATCTGGGAACTCAAATCATCTTCAATTTTGACCCTCCTAATAATACTACAATTCTTATTTTGATCAACCAAATACAAATTAAGTTATTTGTCTTTAAAAGGCAAAGAATCACACCAAACATCCTTTCAAAAAGGGTATTATTACCAATTAGTAATCTAACCACTTTTTAACATGTATTTGAAGAATATAaccatttttttagaaaaaataatcaCTTATTCTTGAATAGGCATTCCAGACCAAGAAAAAACACTTTGTCCTTTGGACTTAACCCTACGGTGTATGCCCTATTATTTGATATTAATGGAGTTTATAGATATTTTGATGATTCTTTGATGTGAATTGAATTTTAATATGGATCTATCATGTGGGAAATGCTTTGTTAATGTCAAATTTTAGTTGTTGAAGCGAAAACAACATAGTGGCGAGACAACAAAAATGTTACAAGATGAAAGTTTATTTCATAAGTGGCCTGAGTTTCGGCTGCACCGTGGAATATATGAGTGTTTTTTTACTTATTTCAGAAAGAACAACTTGATAGTCTTCACTCATTTGAATGACGATAAATTTCACAACTTTTTTCATATGTTGATATATTTTTGGGTGTAGTAAGACATTTAGTTTCATAGTTACAACACGAATGTATACAATAACTTACGTTTTGCCTTTTTACACATATAAATAACTCCTACTGCAATGTGTAGGGTATATCTCCTAGTTTTCAATGAAAATTAAAACTACACttactcatttttttttttttaattttccaataAAACTGAAAACAAGTTTCCACAACTAAATGCAACCCACACTTCACAAAATATATTTATCAAATATTTCTCATTAGAACATtgaaatataatataaataaatattataattaaaaataattaataaaacaatattataaaatatttaattttacctctattaattatatatatatatatatatatatatatatatatatatatatatatatatatatataatttttagtaaatcatattattttcaATTTTCTCTGCTATTCCCCTCCCAAAAAGTTGGTTTACTTTTCATTTCCCTtctaaaagaatttcattttcatttttttcatcttAGAAAAATTCATCTAAACTTAACTCTtcttaaaaaaatttcaattgaaTTCAAACCATCCAACTATCCAactggtgtaacatcccaaaattcaagcccaaaaatttcattttgattaattaattcataaaacattcattagaaagtattgtataaacacgacatctcaaaaccaagtatcatatttgaaacccacaaccatgacaaatgtcatatcagagtacaatcccagaaaacaccatgcggaaaaatcacatgtgtgtgtgatgccatgctacgccgccggctccttccccttagacgaagaggtacctgaaaccaaaaattgaaaccgtaagcacaaagcttagtgagttcccccatcataccacataccatacaataccatcagtatctttcaaccggtaatcatcatcggtatctttcaaccgatatcatcattggtatctttcaaccggtaatcgtcatcggtatctttcaaccggtaactagggactattccacccctactactagcatacaatagcaagatataagcacacattcagacatatccgggtactgacctaccccttggtcctaaggaccactattagggaaactatccctatcatgtaacatatcatacatatataactcataaccaaacacaaacttgaccaagataaattatcacaaagacaattatcttcgaaatactcctcaatggtgggacGGCAtagtggccttagacccacccctactggaaggtaactcacctcgtatctgct includes:
- the LOC111888406 gene encoding WAT1-related protein At5g40230 isoform X2, coding for MKEYVGMVAAQIAQVLLIIVSKYAIADGMSNYSFIFYSNALASLILLPLSLIFHRSGNRPPLTIIVICGFFIIGVLGLIFEVSSHRYLGILVSHYPLLLLQRHCSTSPQTDGFRMEAFDLSLTTQAKFIGTVVSIAGAIIITLYKGPSILSSSLKSEISQHLLVKPSDWVLGGIFIAITSILSSMCFIGQATVLKKYPAEVIVMFSYCIVYTILSALASFIVGDDLNSYSLRPKKRLLFVLYSGIFGSAFQFTVQAWCLKR
- the LOC111888406 gene encoding WAT1-related protein At5g40230 isoform X1, which produces MKEYVGMVAAQIAQVLLIIVSKYAIADGMSNYSFIFYSNALASLILLPLSLIFHRSGNRPPLTIIVICGFFIIGVLGFFAQVFGYSGITLSSATLATTLLNLTPGFTFLLAILFRMEAFDLSLTTQAKFIGTVVSIAGAIIITLYKGPSILSSSLKSEISQHLLVKPSDWVLGGIFIAITSILSSMCFIGQATVLKKYPAEVIVMFSYCIVYTILSALASFIVGDDLNSYSLRPKKRLLFVLYSGIFGSAFQFTVQAWCLKR
- the LOC111888406 gene encoding WAT1-related protein At5g40230 isoform X3 yields the protein MKEYVGMVAAQIAQVLLIIVSKYAIADGMSNYSFIFYSNALASLILLPLSLIFHRSGNRPPLTIIVICGFFIIGVLGYLGILVSHYPLLLLQRHCSTSPQTDGFRMEAFDLSLTTQAKFIGTVVSIAGAIIITLYKGPSILSSSLKSEISQHLLVKPSDWVLGGIFIAITSILSSMCFIGQATVLKKYPAEVIVMFSYCIVYTILSALASFIVGDDLNSYSLRPKKRLLFVLYSGIFGSAFQFTVQAWCLKR